The following are encoded in a window of Gossypium raimondii isolate GPD5lz chromosome 13, ASM2569854v1, whole genome shotgun sequence genomic DNA:
- the LOC105783338 gene encoding uncharacterized protein LOC105783338, giving the protein MEKSKRVSLGVQKNTKQAKLLTNVFNYLKSDNYMFAPLISPSISSGPKLKEPIKGNKKKVLKMVDKYMKSDTYMYAPLLSSQLMGSLSSEQIQCISKVTVEVATTKTTLNTESANALAEEEQPHEDARPTDNQTVAQGETVEHMVYHHRCSTPMSGKAMADHMKVRKLAVE; this is encoded by the exons atGGAGAAATCAAAGAGAGTTTCATTGGGTGTTCAAAAGAACACCAAACAAGCCAAACTCTTGACCAATGTTTTTAATTACTTGAAATCCGATAATTACATGTTTGCTCCTCTCATTTCTCCTTCAATCTCATCAg gaccgaaattgaaagaacccATTAAAGGAAACAAGAAGAAGGTGTTAAAGATGGTTGACAAGTATATGAAATCTGATACTTATATGTATGCACCATTGCTTTCTTCTCAACTAATGGGTTCCCTTTCATCAG AACAAATCCAATGCATTAGCAAGGTCACCGTGGAAGTCGCCACAACAAAAACAACATTAAACACCGAGTCAGCTAACGCTCTAGCAGAGGAGGAACAACCACACGAAGACGCTCGTCCCACCGACAATCAAACAGTAGCACAAGGAGAAACGGTGGAGCACATGGTTTACCACCACCGTTGCTCGACGCCCATGTCAG GAAAAGCAATGGCAGATCATATGAAGGTGAGGAAGCTTGCTGTTGAGTAA